In a genomic window of Thermosynechococcus sp. CL-1:
- a CDS encoding ParB N-terminal domain-containing protein: MRVIDLPLNAIRRPLMRQTDPAKVAALMASIAEIGQQEPIDVLEVEGQYYGFSGCHRYEACQRLGLPTIRARVRRAPRSVLNLHLA; the protein is encoded by the coding sequence ATGCGAGTGATCGATTTGCCCCTCAATGCCATTCGTCGTCCCCTGATGCGGCAAACGGATCCTGCAAAAGTCGCAGCCTTGATGGCCTCCATTGCGGAAATTGGCCAGCAGGAACCCATTGATGTCCTTGAAGTCGAAGGGCAGTACTATGGCTTTTCGGGGTGTCATCGCTACGAAGCCTGTCAACGGCTCGGACTGCCGACGATTCGGGCACGAGTCCGCCGTGCGCCCCGTTCGGTACTGAATCTGCACCTTGCCTAG
- a CDS encoding proteasome-type protease produces the protein MTYCLGILTTSGLVMAADSRTNAGVDYISTYQKLFDFSVPGERVIVICTAGNLSITQEVLTLIRRDLKGQLEHSLNSLPNMYEVARYVGGKLREVTDSHRPWLAKDNIDYQCTFLVGGQIRGEEPYLYLIYSQGNFLQATPETPFLQIGETKYGKPILDRTLRFDTPVDAAAKYALLSLDSTMKSNISVGPPLDLIMYRTDSFQICHRAEFVLGDPFLSKVRQFWEASLRRAFEEMPDIEWNRRQPSPTSSMVLPTPETLVAD, from the coding sequence ATGACATATTGCTTGGGAATTCTCACCACGTCGGGTCTGGTGATGGCGGCAGACTCTCGCACCAATGCGGGGGTGGATTACATTTCCACCTATCAGAAACTCTTTGATTTTTCGGTGCCGGGGGAGCGGGTGATTGTCATTTGTACCGCTGGTAACCTTTCAATTACTCAGGAAGTGCTCACGCTCATTCGCCGTGATCTCAAGGGTCAGTTGGAGCACAGTCTCAACTCACTGCCCAATATGTACGAGGTAGCCCGCTATGTCGGTGGTAAGCTGCGGGAGGTCACCGATAGTCATCGCCCTTGGTTGGCCAAAGATAACATTGACTACCAATGCACATTTCTGGTGGGGGGGCAAATTCGTGGCGAGGAACCCTACCTCTACCTGATCTACAGTCAGGGCAACTTTCTGCAAGCGACCCCCGAAACTCCCTTTCTTCAAATTGGTGAAACAAAATATGGCAAGCCGATTTTAGACCGCACGTTGCGCTTCGATACGCCGGTAGATGCGGCGGCAAAGTATGCACTGCTCTCCCTTGATTCAACGATGAAATCCAATATCTCCGTCGGCCCCCCCCTTGACCTGATCATGTACCGCACCGATAGCTTTCAGATCTGTCACCGCGCCGAATTTGTCTTGGGTGATCCTTTTTTGTCGAAGGTGCGGCAGTTCTGGGAGGCCTCCCTGCGGCGGGCTTTTGAGGAAATGCCCGACATTGAATGGAATCGGCGTCAACCCTCCCCCACGTCCTCAATGGTGCTACCAACACCGGAAACCCTTGTTGCAGATTAG
- a CDS encoding helix-turn-helix transcriptional regulator, whose amino-acid sequence MSQRLQARLAMAGITRKSQLRRKGFSRQQANAIWSGDLHQLRLETLEHLAQVLGVTPLELFQWLYGESAAEAALQHQALQILEPFLRFWPTAAYAASQNPTAPAQRILPLVKPVFQLLEQWGIRLIGEVGACVPFDPHQHQSDRVSLEKGTPVRITHAGYWWGDRLLFRAVVTPVDTLGQSAPSAHAPESPAQ is encoded by the coding sequence ATGAGCCAGCGTCTGCAAGCCCGCCTCGCCATGGCCGGCATTACCCGCAAGAGTCAACTACGCCGTAAAGGATTTAGCCGCCAGCAAGCCAATGCCATTTGGTCTGGCGACCTACACCAACTGCGCCTAGAAACCCTCGAACACCTTGCCCAAGTTCTGGGGGTGACTCCCTTGGAGTTGTTTCAGTGGCTCTATGGTGAATCGGCTGCTGAGGCGGCGCTCCAACACCAAGCCCTTCAGATCCTGGAGCCGTTTCTGCGCTTCTGGCCCACTGCCGCTTATGCTGCTAGCCAAAACCCCACCGCCCCCGCCCAGCGGATTTTGCCCCTAGTAAAGCCAGTGTTTCAACTCCTCGAGCAGTGGGGGATTCGGTTGATTGGTGAGGTTGGAGCCTGTGTTCCCTTTGATCCGCACCAGCACCAAAGCGATCGCGTGTCCTTAGAGAAAGGGACACCGGTGCGCATTACCCATGCGGGCTATTGGTGGGGCGATCGCCTGCTCTTTCGGGCGGTGGTGACGCCAGTAGATACTCTTGGACAATCTGCCCCCTCAGCACATGCTCCTGAATCACCCGCTCAATAA
- the rpmA gene encoding 50S ribosomal protein L27, protein MAHKKGTGSTRNGRDSNAQRLGVKHFGGEVVKAGHILVRQRGTKFHPGVNVGRGSDDTLFATIAGVVTFERYGKNRKRVSVYPLAEG, encoded by the coding sequence ATGGCACACAAGAAAGGAACAGGTAGTACCCGCAACGGTCGTGACTCCAATGCCCAGCGTCTGGGGGTCAAGCACTTTGGCGGTGAAGTGGTTAAGGCCGGTCACATTCTTGTACGGCAGCGGGGGACAAAGTTTCACCCCGGCGTCAATGTCGGTCGCGGCAGTGACGATACTCTTTTTGCAACGATCGCGGGTGTGGTCACCTTTGAGCGCTATGGCAAAAATCGCAAGCGCGTGAGTGTCTATCCCCTAGCCGAGGGCTAA
- a CDS encoding ABC transporter ATP-binding protein — protein sequence MTGVRLEQLTKVYRDPQRGHDVTVLQGIDLRVGAGEFLVLVGPSGCGKSTLLRLIAGLDEPTTGTIWVGDRVVNGLPPKARDIAMVFQSYALYPHLTVYDNLAFGLRRNSQMNGLLPAPIEATLTRWTRSLPKGMQLSFPRERMIHQRVMQIAAMLQIGHLLYRYPKQLSGGQKQRVALGRAMARNPQVFLMDEPLSNLDAKLRTETRAQIVQLQRQLGITTIYVTHDQTEAMTMGDRIVVLHQGQIQQIASPLDLYQRPANRFVAEFIGSPPMNFLAVTLNQGKIQYHHWQLSLSQPLPSVSKAWLGIRPEHFVLATADAENTLPVEVDLVEALGHETGLTVHLTATGELLRVRLPGQQPIQRGDRLYLRPDPQHFHFFDEQTGQRLEP from the coding sequence GTGACCGGTGTACGCCTTGAACAACTGACCAAGGTCTATCGCGACCCCCAGCGCGGGCATGATGTCACGGTGCTGCAAGGGATTGATCTGAGGGTCGGTGCGGGCGAGTTTTTGGTGCTGGTGGGGCCTTCGGGGTGTGGCAAAAGTACCCTGCTGCGGCTGATTGCGGGTTTGGATGAACCAACCACGGGCACAATTTGGGTGGGCGATCGCGTGGTCAATGGTTTACCCCCCAAAGCGCGGGACATTGCCATGGTTTTTCAAAGCTATGCCCTCTATCCCCATCTCACGGTTTATGACAACTTGGCCTTTGGCTTGCGCCGCAACTCGCAAATGAATGGCCTGTTACCCGCCCCCATTGAAGCGACCCTGACCCGCTGGACGCGATCGCTCCCCAAGGGGATGCAACTCTCTTTTCCCCGCGAACGCATGATTCACCAGCGGGTGATGCAGATTGCGGCGATGTTGCAAATTGGTCACTTGCTCTATCGCTATCCCAAACAACTGTCGGGTGGTCAGAAGCAGCGGGTGGCCCTCGGACGAGCCATGGCCCGCAATCCCCAAGTGTTTTTGATGGATGAACCGCTTTCAAACCTTGATGCCAAGCTGCGCACCGAAACCCGCGCTCAAATTGTCCAACTTCAGCGGCAATTGGGCATCACAACCATTTATGTGACCCATGATCAAACGGAAGCGATGACGATGGGCGATCGCATTGTGGTGCTGCACCAAGGTCAAATCCAACAAATTGCCAGCCCCCTCGACCTGTATCAACGCCCTGCCAATCGCTTTGTCGCTGAGTTTATTGGCTCACCGCCAATGAATTTCTTAGCCGTGACCCTCAACCAAGGGAAGATTCAGTACCACCATTGGCAGTTGTCCCTAAGCCAGCCCTTACCCTCGGTATCCAAGGCATGGTTGGGGATTCGTCCTGAGCATTTTGTGCTGGCGACGGCCGATGCAGAGAATACGCTGCCCGTTGAAGTAGATCTGGTGGAAGCCCTTGGCCATGAAACGGGGTTGACGGTTCACCTCACTGCAACAGGAGAATTGTTGCGGGTGCGCTTGCCGGGACAACAGCCGATTCAGCGGGGCGATCGCCTGTATTTGCGCCCTGATCCCCAGCATTTCCACTTCTTTGATGAGCAAACTGGGCAGCGCCTAGAACCATGA
- a CDS encoding alkaline phosphatase PhoX, with amino-acid sequence MGLQRRRFLTLAAAGMGAALFPQGLQLLYQRAAQGELLTTRGFGPLVKDPNGLLDLPAGFQYRVFSKLGDRLSDGAPVPTLHDGMAAFPGPDGTTILVRNHEMYPGLPRAFQGVVAPKERMYDPIAPGGTTTLVVSKDRQLLKHYVSLAGTSRNCGGGKTLWGSWISCEETISTPEHPANRGPVQKRHGYNFEVPISAQGPVTPVPLKAMGRFQHEAIAIDPQTHIVYQTEDRGDSLFYRFIPKEPTNLAAGGQLQALKIKRYPKINTGQDFPLRKPFEVEWVNITQPDPPLDTVRYEGYDKGAAQFVRGEGLCYHNGEFYFTATSGGEKRLGQIWRYRPGRTAADGGTIELFVESPGKEVLDYPDNLTMAPWGDLICCEDGDDAINRLIGITPQGELYTFARNALNDQELAGVCFSPDGQTMFVNLYHPGMTFAIWGPWDRRG; translated from the coding sequence ATGGGTTTGCAACGTCGTCGCTTCCTCACCCTTGCCGCCGCCGGTATGGGGGCAGCACTTTTTCCCCAAGGATTACAGCTTCTCTATCAACGGGCAGCCCAAGGTGAACTGCTGACCACACGCGGATTTGGCCCCTTGGTGAAGGATCCCAATGGCCTGTTGGATTTGCCGGCAGGCTTTCAGTATCGGGTGTTTTCCAAGCTGGGCGATCGCCTGAGTGATGGTGCCCCCGTCCCGACGCTCCATGATGGCATGGCCGCCTTCCCCGGCCCCGATGGCACGACCATCCTTGTGCGCAACCATGAGATGTATCCGGGGCTACCCCGTGCCTTTCAGGGGGTGGTGGCTCCCAAGGAGCGGATGTATGACCCCATTGCCCCCGGCGGCACCACTACACTCGTGGTGAGTAAAGATCGGCAACTCCTCAAGCATTACGTTTCTTTGGCCGGTACCTCGCGCAATTGTGGTGGCGGCAAAACCCTTTGGGGCAGTTGGATTAGCTGCGAGGAAACCATTTCCACGCCCGAACATCCTGCCAACCGCGGTCCGGTGCAAAAACGCCACGGCTACAACTTTGAAGTACCGATCAGTGCCCAAGGCCCCGTGACGCCAGTTCCCCTCAAGGCAATGGGGCGCTTTCAACATGAGGCGATCGCCATCGACCCGCAAACGCATATCGTCTATCAAACAGAGGATCGCGGCGATAGTCTCTTTTATCGCTTTATTCCCAAGGAACCCACCAACCTTGCTGCTGGCGGCCAACTCCAAGCCTTGAAAATCAAACGCTACCCGAAAATTAACACCGGTCAGGATTTTCCCCTACGCAAACCCTTCGAGGTGGAATGGGTAAATATCACCCAGCCTGACCCTCCCCTAGACACCGTGCGCTATGAGGGCTATGACAAGGGGGCAGCCCAATTTGTACGCGGTGAAGGCCTCTGCTACCACAATGGCGAGTTTTACTTTACAGCCACCAGTGGTGGTGAAAAGCGGCTAGGCCAAATCTGGCGATACCGCCCCGGTCGCACCGCAGCAGATGGTGGCACGATTGAGCTGTTTGTCGAGTCCCCCGGCAAAGAGGTTCTTGATTATCCCGATAACTTGACGATGGCCCCTTGGGGAGATCTCATTTGCTGCGAAGATGGCGACGATGCCATTAATCGCCTCATTGGTATCACCCCCCAAGGAGAGCTATACACCTTTGCGCGCAATGCCCTCAATGATCAAGAACTGGCGGGGGTTTGCTTTTCACCCGACGGCCAAACCATGTTTGTCAATCTCTACCATCCGGGGATGACCTTTGCCATTTGGGGGCCGTGGGATCGGCGGGGTTAA
- a CDS encoding DUF4278 domain-containing protein → MTTLTYRGVQYNYVPPAINSQATDVVAKYRGSTYRVAAPTNPPEDSLKIMTYRGVKYQKGKQPAGVPAARLADNVASVPVTATVNEMARSLAMAHHVMIKSREQTLLARMAEAIGMPVAAAHYWNQIQGKINPVFGATYDRSPVALS, encoded by the coding sequence ATGACGACTCTTACTTATCGCGGCGTTCAATACAACTACGTTCCTCCAGCGATCAACAGCCAAGCAACGGATGTCGTGGCCAAGTATCGCGGTAGCACCTATCGTGTGGCTGCTCCGACAAATCCACCGGAAGACTCCTTAAAAATCATGACCTATCGGGGTGTCAAGTATCAAAAAGGCAAACAACCCGCCGGTGTTCCCGCTGCTCGCTTGGCCGATAATGTGGCTTCTGTGCCCGTGACGGCAACGGTTAACGAAATGGCTCGCTCCTTGGCGATGGCACATCATGTGATGATTAAAAGCCGTGAACAAACCCTCCTTGCCCGGATGGCAGAAGCAATCGGCATGCCGGTGGCGGCAGCCCACTACTGGAACCAAATCCAAGGGAAAATTAACCCCGTCTTTGGTGCCACCTACGATCGCTCCCCTGTGGCGCTGAGCTAA
- the crcB gene encoding fluoride efflux transporter CrcB: MISIHPRLRPALAVSLGAIPAALSRFLLEAYLEPYLAGNVPFATLIVNVTGCFLLGVIAPLAFARTFVLHPDLRLLLTTGFIGSYTTFSSYELDNDKLLGITDAAVEGFYWLGSTGLGLLALELGSRLVLRGLADWEKWDDLT, translated from the coding sequence GTGATCTCGATTCATCCTCGGCTGCGCCCTGCGTTGGCCGTTAGTCTTGGAGCCATCCCCGCTGCCTTGAGTCGCTTCTTACTGGAGGCCTATTTGGAACCCTATCTTGCGGGTAATGTGCCCTTTGCTACCTTGATTGTGAATGTCACTGGCTGTTTTTTGCTGGGGGTGATTGCTCCCCTTGCCTTTGCCCGCACGTTTGTACTGCACCCCGATTTGCGCTTGCTATTAACAACGGGGTTTATTGGTTCCTACACAACCTTTTCATCCTACGAGTTGGATAACGACAAGCTCTTGGGGATCACAGATGCGGCAGTCGAGGGTTTTTACTGGCTCGGCAGTACGGGGCTGGGATTGTTGGCCTTGGAGTTGGGCAGCCGCTTAGTGCTGCGGGGGTTAGCCGATTGGGAGAAATGGGATGATCTCACCTGA
- a CDS encoding sodium:proton antiporter → MSAILETLALILLLGFFAGQLVRRLRAPALIGMILVGIVLGPAALNLLQTNVLTAAPTFRAVAVMVILMKAGLGLDRQKLAQQGTVALRLGVLPALCEMVVVAGVAMLLLGFDVRQGLLLGAIVAPESPAVIVPGMLRLKSLGWGVDKGISDAILSGSAISDVVILLLFSLLMGAEHEGGFLGALPPALGVSVQALLEIGGGLIVGYGLAWALVFLLVKQNWSQNRVQTTLVAAAVALGAVGLADRLPLFSGYLAVMSAGFFLIEMDAPLARQLRGGFDVLWQVAEIFLFVLLGASVQLGVLQSSLGVGLVILAVGTLIGRGIGWYLSTLGSNWTLSERLFLLPGNSAKATVQAAIGALPLSAGVAGGETMLAIAVLSILITAPLGAWAIPTFAPKLLQKGEVDPTKVLLQPRVVLLAPVDVSSVTPYVLQKTAELARRADAEVIVLHVQDVPDPKAVATLEAQIKQYLADIRYRFIVTAGPITEAILDTAALYNVTEIILGKHGQKGLKRVLMGSVCQSILETSTRPVLIVEEPRS, encoded by the coding sequence ATGTCAGCCATTCTAGAAACCCTTGCCCTGATTCTCCTGCTGGGATTCTTTGCGGGTCAGTTGGTGCGGCGACTGCGGGCACCGGCCTTGATCGGTATGATTCTCGTGGGGATTGTCCTCGGGCCTGCGGCCTTGAATCTGTTGCAAACCAATGTCCTAACGGCAGCCCCCACCTTCCGGGCCGTGGCGGTGATGGTGATTTTGATGAAGGCGGGGCTGGGCTTGGATCGCCAGAAGTTGGCACAACAGGGCACGGTGGCGCTACGCCTCGGTGTATTACCCGCACTGTGTGAAATGGTCGTTGTGGCTGGGGTGGCGATGCTGCTACTGGGATTTGATGTGCGCCAAGGGCTATTGTTGGGGGCGATCGTGGCACCGGAGTCCCCGGCTGTCATTGTGCCGGGCATGCTACGGCTAAAAAGTTTGGGCTGGGGCGTGGACAAGGGGATTAGTGATGCAATTCTCTCGGGCAGTGCTATTTCCGATGTAGTCATACTGCTGCTGTTTAGTTTGCTGATGGGGGCTGAGCATGAGGGAGGATTCCTAGGGGCTTTGCCGCCCGCCTTGGGGGTGAGTGTGCAGGCACTCCTTGAAATTGGTGGTGGCTTGATCGTGGGCTATGGCTTGGCCTGGGCGCTGGTCTTTTTGTTGGTCAAGCAAAACTGGAGTCAAAATCGGGTGCAAACAACCCTCGTGGCAGCAGCAGTGGCCTTGGGAGCGGTGGGCTTGGCCGATCGCCTGCCCTTGTTTTCCGGCTACCTTGCGGTGATGAGTGCCGGCTTCTTCTTGATTGAGATGGATGCCCCCCTAGCGCGGCAATTGCGGGGCGGCTTTGATGTGCTGTGGCAGGTGGCAGAGATTTTTCTCTTTGTGCTGTTGGGTGCCAGTGTCCAGTTGGGGGTGTTGCAAAGTTCCCTCGGTGTGGGTTTGGTGATTTTAGCGGTGGGTACCTTGATTGGGCGGGGCATCGGTTGGTATCTTTCCACCCTAGGCAGTAATTGGACACTCTCCGAACGCCTCTTTTTGCTGCCGGGGAATTCCGCAAAGGCAACGGTGCAAGCGGCGATCGGTGCTTTGCCCCTATCCGCTGGGGTGGCGGGGGGTGAAACGATGCTGGCGATCGCGGTTCTCTCGATCCTGATTACGGCTCCCTTGGGGGCATGGGCAATTCCCACGTTTGCGCCAAAACTCCTGCAAAAGGGCGAGGTGGATCCCACCAAAGTCCTGCTACAACCACGCGTAGTCCTCTTAGCACCGGTGGATGTTTCGAGTGTCACCCCCTACGTTCTCCAAAAGACGGCGGAATTAGCGCGGCGTGCTGATGCGGAAGTGATTGTGCTCCATGTGCAGGACGTACCTGATCCCAAGGCAGTGGCCACACTCGAAGCTCAAATTAAGCAGTACCTCGCAGACATTCGCTATCGTTTCATTGTGACCGCTGGCCCGATTACCGAAGCCATTTTGGATACCGCTGCCCTGTACAACGTGACGGAAATCATTCTTGGCAAACATGGTCAAAAGGGTCTCAAGCGTGTCCTCATGGGGTCTGTGTGTCAGAGTATTCTTGAGACCTCAACTCGACCCGTGTTGATTGTGGAGGAGCCACGCTCGTGA
- the acnB gene encoding bifunctional aconitate hydratase 2/2-methylisocitrate dehydratase, with protein sequence MDTTVLSQYRQQTQERAALGIPPLPLTAAETSAVCDLLQHPPAGEEDYLLHLIRDRVPPGVDEAAYIKAGFLTAIAKGELTSPLITPVAAVELLGTMLGGYNVQSLIELLRHENPELARAAATALSHTLLVYDAFHDVQDLMHQGNPYARQVMESWANGDWFTCREPLPEAITVTVFKVAGETNTDDLSPAPHATTRPDIPLHATVMLESRLPGALQIIAELKQKGYPLAYVGDVVGTGSSRKSATNSVIWHIGRDIPYVPNKRTGGVCLGGKIAPIFFNTMEDSGALPIECDVTQMNMGDVITIYPYRGEITNAAGEVISVFTLKPETLLDEVRAGGRIPLLIGRTLTDKARAALGQEPSPLFTRPKPPVESSKGYTLAQKIVGKACGLPGVRPGTYCEPVMTTVGSQDTTGPMTRDELKELACLGFGADLVLQSFCHTAAYPKPVDIKTHKELPDFMTSRGGVSLRPGDGIIHSWLNRMLLPDTVGTGGDSHTRFPLGISFPAGSGLVAFAAALGVMPLDMPESVLVRFKGALQPGVTLRDIVNAIPYVAIQQGKLTVAKENKKNVFSGRIMEMEGLPHLQLEQAFELTDATAERSAAGCTIKLSEETVATYLRSNVALLKNMVARGYGDARTILRRAKKMEAWLANPSLLSADADAEYADVIEVDLDQIKEPLVAAPNDPDNIKTLSECAGDPVQEVFIGSCMTNIGHYRAAAKVLEGEGAVKVRLWIAPPTRMDEQQLREEGYYSIFAAAGARMEMPGCSLCMGNQARVADHTTVFSTSTRNFNNRMGKGARVYLGSAELAAVCALLGRIPTREEYLEIVTRKIDPFAADLYRYLYFDQIPDYENQGRLISKEEEAKLLASIGG encoded by the coding sequence GTGGACACAACCGTACTCAGCCAATACCGTCAGCAAACCCAAGAGCGTGCTGCCTTGGGAATTCCCCCCTTGCCCCTGACGGCGGCAGAAACCTCGGCGGTCTGTGATCTCCTGCAACACCCCCCAGCGGGCGAAGAAGACTACCTACTGCACCTAATTCGCGATCGCGTGCCCCCCGGTGTCGATGAAGCGGCCTACATTAAAGCCGGCTTTTTGACGGCGATCGCCAAAGGAGAACTCACCAGTCCCCTCATCACCCCCGTGGCAGCGGTGGAACTCCTAGGGACAATGCTGGGGGGCTACAACGTTCAATCCCTCATTGAGCTGCTGCGCCATGAGAACCCAGAACTTGCCCGTGCGGCGGCCACTGCCCTCAGTCATACCCTCTTGGTCTATGACGCCTTTCACGATGTCCAAGACCTGATGCACCAAGGCAACCCCTACGCCCGTCAAGTGATGGAATCTTGGGCCAATGGGGATTGGTTTACCTGCCGTGAACCCCTTCCAGAAGCGATTACCGTCACTGTCTTCAAAGTGGCGGGTGAAACCAACACCGATGATCTTTCCCCTGCCCCCCATGCCACCACTCGCCCCGATATTCCGCTGCACGCTACGGTGATGCTGGAAAGCCGCTTGCCGGGGGCACTGCAAATCATTGCCGAACTGAAGCAAAAGGGCTACCCCCTTGCCTATGTGGGGGATGTGGTCGGCACCGGTTCCTCCCGCAAGTCCGCCACCAACTCTGTGATTTGGCACATTGGTCGCGACATTCCCTACGTTCCCAATAAGCGCACCGGGGGCGTCTGTCTTGGTGGCAAAATTGCCCCCATTTTCTTCAACACCATGGAGGACTCCGGCGCGCTGCCCATTGAGTGCGATGTTACCCAAATGAATATGGGGGATGTGATCACGATCTACCCCTACCGCGGCGAAATCACCAATGCAGCGGGGGAGGTCATCAGTGTGTTTACCCTCAAACCCGAGACCCTCTTGGATGAAGTGCGAGCGGGGGGGCGCATTCCCCTTCTCATTGGGCGTACCCTCACCGACAAAGCACGGGCTGCCCTTGGCCAAGAACCCAGTCCCCTCTTTACTCGTCCCAAGCCCCCCGTTGAGAGCAGTAAGGGCTATACCTTGGCGCAAAAGATTGTCGGTAAAGCCTGTGGTCTCCCCGGCGTTCGCCCCGGCACCTACTGTGAACCGGTCATGACAACGGTTGGCTCCCAAGATACGACAGGCCCAATGACCCGCGATGAACTCAAGGAACTGGCCTGCCTTGGCTTTGGTGCGGATTTGGTCTTGCAAAGTTTCTGCCATACGGCGGCTTATCCCAAGCCCGTTGACATCAAAACCCACAAAGAACTGCCGGACTTTATGACCTCGCGAGGGGGCGTCTCGCTACGACCGGGAGATGGCATTATTCACTCTTGGCTCAACCGCATGCTACTGCCCGATACCGTGGGCACGGGGGGGGATTCCCATACCCGTTTTCCCTTGGGCATTTCGTTCCCAGCAGGTTCTGGCTTGGTCGCCTTTGCAGCGGCCTTGGGGGTGATGCCTTTGGATATGCCGGAGTCGGTGCTCGTGCGCTTCAAAGGTGCGTTGCAACCGGGGGTGACGCTGCGGGACATTGTCAATGCCATTCCCTATGTGGCCATTCAGCAGGGTAAGCTCACCGTTGCCAAGGAGAATAAAAAGAATGTTTTCTCCGGACGGATCATGGAAATGGAGGGGCTGCCGCACTTGCAACTGGAGCAGGCCTTTGAACTCACCGATGCCACAGCGGAGCGATCGGCCGCAGGGTGCACGATTAAACTGAGTGAAGAAACGGTGGCAACCTACCTGCGCTCCAATGTAGCCCTCCTGAAAAATATGGTGGCTCGTGGCTACGGCGATGCGCGTACGATTCTACGGCGGGCGAAAAAGATGGAGGCATGGCTGGCTAATCCCAGTCTTCTCTCGGCGGATGCGGATGCCGAGTATGCCGATGTGATTGAGGTGGATCTAGATCAAATCAAGGAACCCCTTGTGGCTGCCCCCAATGACCCCGACAATATCAAAACCCTCTCCGAATGTGCCGGCGATCCAGTGCAGGAGGTCTTTATTGGCTCCTGTATGACCAATATTGGCCACTACCGTGCCGCTGCCAAGGTACTGGAAGGAGAGGGGGCGGTGAAGGTTCGCCTCTGGATTGCACCCCCCACCCGCATGGATGAGCAGCAGTTGCGCGAAGAGGGCTACTATAGCATTTTTGCTGCCGCTGGTGCCCGCATGGAAATGCCAGGCTGCTCCCTGTGCATGGGCAACCAAGCCCGCGTTGCTGATCACACCACGGTTTTCTCCACCTCCACCCGCAACTTTAATAACCGCATGGGCAAAGGGGCACGGGTCTATCTTGGTTCTGCAGAGCTAGCAGCAGTTTGTGCCCTACTGGGGCGCATTCCCACCCGCGAGGAGTACCTAGAGATTGTGACGCGGAAAATTGATCCCTTTGCAGCGGATCTCTATCGCTACCTCTACTTTGACCAAATTCCCGACTACGAAAACCAAGGTCGCCTCATTTCCAAGGAGGAGGAAGCAAAGCTACTGGCCAGTATTGGCGGCTAG
- a CDS encoding ferredoxin, which produces MTSPSLAQQVAALGIDHIQRHLFLCADQTKPLCCDKAVGLEAWEYLKKRLKELGLDQPRPEGCIFRTKANCLRVCQQGPILVVYPDGVWYHSATPAVIERVIQEHVLRGQIVQEYLLASPPPERAGDRPTNSPHG; this is translated from the coding sequence ATGACATCTCCTTCGTTAGCGCAGCAAGTAGCAGCTCTCGGCATTGATCACATTCAGCGGCATCTATTCCTATGTGCTGATCAAACCAAACCCCTGTGCTGTGACAAGGCAGTGGGTTTAGAAGCATGGGAGTATTTGAAAAAACGCCTCAAGGAATTGGGCTTGGATCAACCGCGCCCAGAGGGCTGTATTTTTCGCACAAAGGCCAATTGCCTACGGGTGTGTCAACAAGGCCCCATTTTAGTGGTCTATCCCGATGGCGTCTGGTATCACTCGGCAACGCCAGCAGTTATTGAGCGGGTGATTCAGGAGCATGTGCTGAGGGGGCAGATTGTCCAAGAGTATCTACTGGCGTCACCACCGCCCGAAAGAGCAGGCGATCGCCCCACCAATAGCCCGCATGGGTAA
- a CDS encoding CrcB family protein, with product MISPEGLLAIALGAVPGALTRYYVGLWSDRRFGTLVFGTLSVNLMGAFLMGFLSPVLVRWGAPLWLSYGITVGFLGSLTTFSTFTLEVSNLRREGYPRIAWLYWLSTPILGFLCVEAGIGLSHWM from the coding sequence ATGATCTCACCTGAAGGATTGTTGGCGATCGCCCTTGGGGCTGTGCCCGGCGCTTTGACACGCTACTACGTCGGTTTATGGAGCGATCGCCGCTTTGGCACCCTTGTCTTCGGTACCCTGAGCGTGAATCTCATGGGTGCCTTTCTTATGGGCTTTTTGAGCCCTGTTTTAGTCCGTTGGGGGGCACCGCTGTGGCTTAGCTATGGCATCACCGTCGGTTTTTTGGGATCTTTGACCACCTTTTCTACGTTTACCCTAGAGGTATCGAACCTGCGTCGTGAAGGCTACCCCCGCATTGCGTGGCTGTACTGGCTGAGTACGCCTATCCTCGGGTTTCTCTGTGTGGAAGCCGGCATTGGCCTCTCCCATTGGATGTAG